Proteins found in one Equus przewalskii isolate Varuska chromosome 20, EquPr2, whole genome shotgun sequence genomic segment:
- the PGLYRP2 gene encoding N-acetylmuramoyl-L-alanine amidase → MAAQGVLWVLLGLLLRLEPGTATLPLVMDSVIQALAELEQKAPATEASHTASAWLLTAQDSGPHDALHHFLLEGRRLKAMELDPPPLSPELRGLAKEVARHGVRDGQEHGVVLAPDGSTVAVQPLLAGLEAGLQGRRAVSLPLESTATPPDARGPSPAAGGSVPDVRVPSPGCRDASADVTSTDARAAFPNARAADLGITATSPDVRPGSPDVPASSPGAKAESPTIVDSLLVVTLAKDLGLTFLQGPQTQSHPGLGSEGCWDQLSAPRAFTLLDPQASPLTTAFLNGALDGALLGDYLSRASEPRPPLSRLLSQYYGAGVAGDPGFRSNFRRQNGGALISVPTLTQQVWGALILLQRLEPAHPQLQGLSPEQLVQVATHASTEFTEAFLGCPAIHPRCRWGAAPYQGRPTPLQLPLGFLYVHHTYVPAPPCTAFEHCARNMRSMQRFHQDTRGWGDIGYSFVVGSDGYVYEGRGWHWVGAHTRGHNSRGFGVAFVGNYTAELPTETALRTVRDVLPRCAVRAGLLRPSYRLLGHRQLVPTTCPGDALFDLLRTWPRFDANVKPRTARRASRRGPPAMILPATDLQ, encoded by the exons ATGGCGGCCCAGGGTGTCCTCTGGGTCCTGCTCGGACTGCTCCTACGGCTGGAGCCAGGAACAG CGACCCTGCCCCTGGTCATGGACTCCGTCATCCaggccctggctgagctggagcagAAGGCGCCAGCCACTGAGGCCAGCCACACTGCCTCTGCGTGGCTACTGACAGCCCAGGACTCAGGCCCCCACGACGCCCTCCACCACTTCCTGCTGGAGGGGCGACGTCTCAAGGCCATGGAGCTGGACCCCCCTCCACTGAGCCCAGAGCTGCGAGGCCTGGCCAAGGAGGTGGCCCGACACGGCGTGCGGGACGGGCAGGAACACGGGGTGGTGCTGGCACCTGACGGCTCGACCGTGGCTGTGCAGCCTCTGCTGGCGGGGCTGGAGGCAGGGTTGCAGGGGCGACGGGCTGTCAGCTTGCCCTTGGAGAGCACGGCCACCCCTCCAGATGCCAGAGGCCCCTCTCCAGCTGCTGGAGGCTCAGTTCCTGACGTCAGAGTCCCCTCCCCAGGATGCAGGGATGCCTCTGCAGACGTCACCTCTACAGATGCCAGAGCCGCGTTCCCAAACGCAAGAGCCGCAGACCTAGGCATCACAGCCACCTCTCCAGATGTTAGACCTGGCTCTCCAGATGTCCCAGCCTCCTCACCAGGTGCCAAAGCCGAGTCCCCAACTATTGTGGACAGCCTCCTGGTGGTCACCCTGGCCAAAGACCTGGGCCTGACCTTCCTCCAGGGCCCCCAGACCCAGAGCCACCCAGGCCTGGGAAGTGAGGGCTGCTGGGACCAGCTCTCTGCCCCCCGGGCCTTCACGCTCCTGGACCCCCAGGCATCGCCACTCACCACGGCCTTCCTCAACGGTGCCCTGGACGGGGCTCTCCTTGGAGACTACCTGAGCCGGGCCTCTGAGCCCCGGCCACCCCTCAGCCGCCTGCTGAGCCAATACTATGGAGCTGGGGTAGCAGGAGACCCAGGGTTCCGCAGCAACTTCCGACGGCAGAACGGAGGGGCTCTGATTTCAGTCCCCACCCTGACCCAACAGGTGTGGGGGGCCCTCATCCTGCTACAGAGACTGGAGCCAGCACACCCTCAGCTGCAGGGCCTGAGCCCAGAACAGCTGGTGCAGGTGGCCACCCACGCTTCCACAGAGTTCACGGAGGCCTTCCTGG GGTGCCCGGCCATCCACCCGCGCTGCCGCTGGGGCGCGGCGCCGTACCAGGGCCGCCCGACGCCGCTGCAGCTGCCGCTCGGGTTCCTGTACGTGCACCACACGTACGTGCCGGCGCCCCCCTGCACCGCCTTCGAGCACTGCGCCCGCAACATGCGCTCCATGCAGCGCTTCCACCAGGACACGCGCGGCTGGGGAGACATCGGCTACAG TTTCGTGGTGGGCTCGGACGGCTACGTGTACGAGGGCCGCGGCTGGCACTGGGTGGGCGCGCACACGCGCGGTCACAACTCCCGCGGCTTCGGCGTGGCCTTCGTGGGCAACTACACGGCCGAGCTGCCCACCGAGACCGCGCTGCGCACCGTGCGCGACGTGCTCCCGCGCTGCGCGGTGCGCGCCGGCCTCCTCCGGCCGAGCTACCGGCTGCTCGGCCACCGCCAGCTCGTGCCCACCACCTGCCCCGGCGACGCGCTCTTCGACCTGCTGCGCACCTGGCCGCGCTTCGACGCG AATGTGAAACCAAGAACTGCCAGGAGGGCTTCCAGGAGAGGACCCCCCGCCATGATCCTGCCAGCCACAGACCTCCAATAA